The genomic stretch tatctttagtGATTAGAAGagttttttaaacatataataagtACTTCATTAGTTCAGTTAATCAAGaatcaattattaagcaccttgaATTTTCCAGGCACTATAGTAACTATAAGTGATACAAATTAAGTTaagaacaaacaagcaaacaaatatatacatagatatataaattaataaataattattaaaaagtaGTCCCAGTTCTCAAGAAGTATATGCTCTAACAGAGGAAATAATCAGGTTATAGAAATTCAGCTAAGTACCCGGTATTACAAATAATGAATCCAGTCAAATGGTCAcataattaatattttcattttactttcacCAGTGGTTAGAGCCAGTTACTGTAtttaacatataaatatgtattgaaaTAATGAAAATCCCTATAATGATTGAATTTACGTATATCTatgcttataaaaatataatatgcaTCATTAGCTTCCACCACAAAAATCATAGGCTACAATGTAGAATAAAGAGGACGAAGTaaagaggaatggaaagagaagtcaCATTAAATGCCCAATGTGCAGTGCCAAATCAAGGACTCTGGTGATTCAGAGAAAGCTAAGATTGTtctgtttttaaaagttcagaaaaGTTTAAGTCAGAAGATGGGGTATCAAAAGTGACTTAGAACCTGGAGAAAGGCAAGAATTTCATTAAGCCACAAAGATTGAGAAAGGCATAAGGAAAGAATACAGAATAAGCAAAGCATAGGAAGCTATAGCAGAACAATCTCATAAAGCCACTGGTATTTAGGAGAAGCTATTATCCCTGCTTCCCcacatcaatttctttttttacaaaattaatgTCTcccatataaaaatgaatttatccTTTGTAAACATAGTAATTATATTTGGAATGTTATTCTTATTCATATGATTTAGCAACATTTCTAACATTGTATTATATTTCTAACATTCTTATTTAAACCCACATGTTCTATCACTGTAGTATAAGGACATTTTTAGATGACAGTGAGTGTATAGCAAAAATCATAGGAAGTTAAGCATTGGATAATAGATATTAGTAGATAGATATTGGTTAGTATCataatgtatacaatgttctaaCTGGATAGGAGATTGCAACATAGCAGACAGGAAGTCAAACACTGAGGTATCTTAAAATGTTGAATGTAAAAAATTATCTAGAAAGAGCCATATACCATGGAATAAATAGTAGCAtagataaaaatgattttatctcATATTTTGAAATAGGGGAGATATTAATGTTTAAGTTGTGTGATTTATAAGAAATTTTGCAGATCATCTAATCTCTCATCCTTACTttacagaaaaaggaaacagaggacAAAGAGAGGAGACATTTCTCTGTTACAAAATCAGTATTTCCATACATAgaccacaaaaatttaaaaaatgataggaaGAAATCTCACAATTGTGGTGGAGTTTATTCTTCTGGGATTTTCTGACCTACCCAAACACCAAGAGgttctgtttggaattttcttaatCATGTACATGAGTATCCTGTTAGGGAATGGTCTTATCATCATAATAACCAAGACTGATCCAAGTCTTCAAACACCCATGTATTTTTTCCTTGGGAATTTCTCCTTCTTGGAAATATGCTACACATCAGTTACTCTCCCAAGAATGTTGATGAATCTTTGGtccaagaaaagaaatatttccttcttGGACTGTGCTCTACAACTTTGCTTCCTACTTATGTTAGGAGGCACTGAGTGTTTACTCCTGGCTGTGATGGCATATGACCGCTATGTGGCCATTTGTAAGCCTCTGTATTACTCTCTCATCATGAACTCTAAGGTGTGTACCCAATTGGTTATTGCCTCATGGATCAGTACAATGCCAATTGTGATAGCACAGACATATCAgattttctctctgcctttctgtggGTCTAATATACTCAATCATCTTTTCTGTGATATGCCCCCATTACTGAAGCTGGCCTGTggtaagaaaattattaatgagATCTCTGTCTATGCTGATGCTGTGGTGTTTGCTATGGTTCCATTTCTTTTGATCCTTGGGTCCTATATCAAAATTATAACTACCATTCTGGAGATGCCCTCAGCCACTGGGAGATATAAAGCCTTTTCCACTTGTTCCTCCCACCTCATAGTAGTAGTCTTATTCTTTGGATCAGCTATCATCACATATTCAATACCCAAGTCTAGTAGTTTGTCAGGCATAGACAAAGTGCTCTCTCTTTTCTACACCATTGTGACACCAATGTTTAACCCCTTGATTTATAGCTTAAGGAACAAGGATGTCATTGCTGCCCTGAAGAAATTATTACCTAAATGGCTTGTCTCATGAATTCTGTACATAAATTTACAGattctgcatttttcttttctttattaatctcatatttcttatatttttctctaATATTTTCTCTGGTCtgtatttgaaaattttattttatctcacaagcccccccccacacacacatttcaaATTCTCAACCTGATTTCAGTAGTACTTATAAAGTAAGAAAATAATCTGCCATCAGTCATTACCACAGTATTTTTTGAACTGTCTTCCATCTTGAAATGAATAAGCAAAGTAATTGAATTATCTGAATAATGTGTAATGCTCTGTAGTCAGTATAAACAAAATGGCACCCACTCCAAAATCCTATAAACATACTAGAGAAATACATAAAAATTCCTTATGATGTTTATACAGTTTTACTGAGAGTATGAATGATTATCAATTATGTACAGATTTTAAATACTCACacttatatgtgtttatgtgtgtaaaCATTGCCATGTTATAGAGGATAAAATGCCAGGCTGAGAATgaggaaaaactgaattcaaatcttatctcaggcATAGAATAGTATATAaaactggtcaagtcacttaacctctttctgcctctgatTCTTATCTGTAACAATGGTATTGTACTAACATATATTTCAGGAAGACTGATTTTTCTGAGTAAAAATATGGCCTCCTCTCACATGCATTCACAGGGTTTAAGGAGGGTAATATGAATATGTAAaatctttgaaaactttaaaccCCTAGAGGAAAGAGATCAGGCTTCATAGTAAATAAAGCCTAGTTTCAAGTACTAAAACTCATGCACAATGTGTTTTACACAttggcaaaccatttaacctatCAGTAATACAGACAACTTTAAGACTTTGActtatggggcaggtaggtggtgcagtggataaaccactgggcgtgaattcaggaggacctgagttcaaatccagccttagacacttgacacttaccagctgtgtaactctgggcaagtcacttaactttcattgcccccccccaaaaaaaatattttgatttatgaTCCTCCCTTAGTAGAATGTCCCTTATCTAAGAAGTCACATTATCAGTAAAATAGCAGATCAAATCTCAATTCACTTACATACATAGCATCACTGAATACTAAGAAAATagcaaagatggagaaaaaattcattttctaatGCTTGAGAATTATTAGAAAGGCGAGCACTTTAAAACACCATTACTGGAAGTATATATTAATAAAGATGTTTTGGCAATCAATCTGTACCTTTAAATTAAGCAAAATGACTGCATACTTTGGCATAGACATAAAATGTTTAGGTTATTTTAGCAAGTTGGATAAATAAATATCTATCTTGTTATCAAAGAATAATGAAATCTAGATATACAGAGTACTTCAAGTTTTTTTTCCACTATTAAGTTCTTTTAATAGAacatctcatttattcctcacattAGCCCTTTGAAggagattttattattttattaatataacaaTTTTATAGATATAGTAACTGAAATTGAGAGATTTTCCATAGACATTCATGCACAAATACATTCATTTTACATGTACAGAGTTATATgggctactaggtggcacagtggatactgtGTCAGGTCTGGCTTCAGGATCTGTTCTCTGACCTCAACTCCACTGTGCATGcaatgaaccaatagatttgagcaaagaaccaatagatttgagtgatgctagccaattagctttgaacagtgtgtaTGGCAGGGTTTGCTCCAGCCCTAAGGAAGCTTGCAGTGACACTGGCTCTCTGGTGCAGGAACTGGGTGAGAGCAGACACAGCCCTCTaggtttccccattttttctgttctctctcttctatttcctagctaggctttcctatctttcagagtgATGTGCActgtctttactaatatttaatatactttaataaatacttaatgcccccaaactggtacagtagcctctaatttctaagtaacaaatatattagagagtaacaaatatattagaaaccccagctaattttccctacacttgggacagaaataaggcaacaacacatatagttttacatgccacatactatatgtgtgtgtctatgtagtacatatgtatatgtgtatgtgtacatacacacacatgcgtgcacacacatatacacatacatacacacatacatatgtgttgtactgtgtgggtgtgtatatgttgttgacatattaaaatgtaatctgAGAACAGAGACTACATTTGCTTTTtgttgtatccccattgcttaacTAAATGCCTGTTACACAGTCAGtccataaatgtttgctgaaagaATGACATGA from Dromiciops gliroides isolate mDroGli1 chromosome 6, mDroGli1.pri, whole genome shotgun sequence encodes the following:
- the LOC122731885 gene encoding olfactory receptor 10AG1-like, whose product is MIGRNLTIVVEFILLGFSDLPKHQEVLFGIFLIMYMSILLGNGLIIIITKTDPSLQTPMYFFLGNFSFLEICYTSVTLPRMLMNLWSKKRNISFLDCALQLCFLLMLGGTECLLLAVMAYDRYVAICKPLYYSLIMNSKVCTQLVIASWISTMPIVIAQTYQIFSLPFCGSNILNHLFCDMPPLLKLACGKKIINEISVYADAVVFAMVPFLLILGSYIKIITTILEMPSATGRYKAFSTCSSHLIVVVLFFGSAIITYSIPKSSSLSGIDKVLSLFYTIVTPMFNPLIYSLRNKDVIAALKKLLPKWLVS